The proteins below come from a single Eucalyptus grandis isolate ANBG69807.140 chromosome 3, ASM1654582v1, whole genome shotgun sequence genomic window:
- the LOC104447949 gene encoding transcription factor MYB41 — protein sequence MGRSPCCEGNGLKKGPWSSEEDKKLLDFIQQHGHGSWISLPKRAGLNRCGKSCRLRWINYLRPDIKRGSFSPEEEQTILHLHSVLGNKWSAIATRLPGRTDNEIKNYWNTHLKKKLIRMGFDPVTHRRRTDVFSSSLSQLIALANLSKLIDSRPLDESALALQSDALQLANSLQYLQGLLQPPASATASNNNLFSQTSCITEATQGYTAYDPIKEDPDLNSLLSSTARLFSEGIAGFSQPLQDNNFIAHHHLVPNYLTNTPPQVPFSFQTSLNNHVDRTAATQCLSMVNGIDHCLDSTDSALWGDYDDLDLLLPPSLTEASAVTDRGDARSGGSSGGSPSSSTSPWSDIFFGDLAGH from the exons aTGGGAAGATCCCCATGTTGCGAAGGCAATGGCCTGAAGAAAGGGCCCTGGTCTTCTGAGGAAGACAAGAAGCTCCTTGATTTCATCCAGCAGCACGGCCATGGGAGCTGGATCTCTCTCCCTAAACGTGCAG GTCTTAATAGATGTGGCAAGAGCTGCAGATTGAGATGGATAAACTACTTGCGGCCGGACATAAAGAGAGGGAGTTTCTCCCCGGAAGAAGAACAAACCATCTTGCATCTCCACTCCGTGCTCGGAAACAA ATGGTCGGCGATCGCAACGCGACTCCCAGGCCGGACCGATAACGAGATCAAGAACTACTGGAACACCCACCTGAAGAAGAAGCTGATCCGCATGGGGTTCGACCCAGTGACTCACCGCCGGAGGACGGACGTTTTCTCGTCGAGCTTGTCGCAGCTCATAGCCCTAGCGAACCTGAGCAAGCTGATCGATTCTCGGCCGCTGGATGAATCGGCACTCGCGTTGCAGTCCGATGCTCTTCAGCTTGCTAACAGTCTTCAGTACTTACAGGGTCTTCTCCAACCTCCAGCTTCAGCCACGGCCAGCAACAACAATCTATTCAGCCAAACCTCATGCATTACAGAGGCAACCCAAGGTTACACTGCTTACGATCCTATCAAGGAAGACCCGGATCTTAATTCGTTATTGTCGTCAACGGCGAGATTATTCTCCGAGGGAATCGCCGGTTTCTCTCAACCACTCCAAGACAATAATTTCATcgctcatcatcatcttgtaCCCAACTATTTGACAAACACGCCACCACAAGTCCCTTTCAGCTTCCAAACCTCGTTGAATAACCATGTCGACAGGACGGCGGCGACTCAATGTCTCTCCATGGTCAACGGGATCGATCACTGTCTAGACTCGACAGACTCCGCCCTATGGGGTGACTACGATGACCTCGATCTTCTTCTCCCTCCGTCTCTGACTGAAGCATCTGCGGTCACGGACCGGGGGGATGCCAGAAGCGGCGGTTCCTCCGGAGGTTCTCCTTCCTCGTCGACTTCACCTTGGAGCGATATTTTCTTCGGAGATCTGGCAGGGCATTGA
- the LOC104447950 gene encoding cryptochrome-1 isoform X2, with protein sequence MSGCSIVWFRRDLRVEDNPALAAGVRSGSVLAVFIWAPEEEGAYYPGRVSRWWLKHSLAHLDSSLRSLGTCLITRRSTDSVSSLLELVKSTGATQLFFNHLYDPISLVRDHRAKEVLNAQGINVHSFNADLLYEPWEVNDDQGHPFTTFAGFWEKCLSMPYDPESPLLPPKRIISGDVSRCPSEALVFEDESEKGSNALLARAWSPGWSNADKALTTFVNGPLLEYSKNRRKADSATTSFLSPHLHFGEVSVRKVFHLVRIKQVLWANEGNKAGEESVNLFLKSIGLREYSRYMSFNHPYSHERPLLGHLKYFPWVVDEGHFKAWRQGRTGYPLVDAGMRELWATGWLHDRIRVVVSSFFVKVLQLPWRWGMKYFWDTLLDADLESDALGWQYISGTIPDGREFDRIDNPQFEGYKFDPNGEYVRRWLPELARLPTEWIHHPWNAPESVLQAAGIELGSNYPLPIVSIDAAKVRLQDALSIMWQHEATSRAAIENGTEEGLGDSSESAPIAFPQDIQMEENHETMRNNPPGPVHRYEDQMVPSITSLVRADEEETSSGIQNSIGDTRAEVPANVNLNEEPRRDTLNEGVFQQLRPNNTQPMYNFSPGLHNDAEDSTAESSSTGRRERDGGVVPVWSPSTSSYSDQIAGDENGIGNGSAFLQRHPQSHQIINWRRLSQTG encoded by the exons aTGTCTGGGTGTAGCATAGTGTGGTTCAGGAGAGATCTGAGGGTTGAGGACAACCCTGCACTAGCGGCTGGGGTGAGGTCAGGTTCTGTGCTGGCCGTGTTCATCTGGGCACccgaggaagaaggcgcgtaTTACCCTGGTAGGGTTTCGAGGTGGTGGCTGAAGCACAGCCTGGCTCACCTTGACTCGTCCCTCAGAAGCCTTGGCACTTGCCTCATCACCAGGAGATCCACTGACAGCGTTTCCTCCCTCCTGGAGCTTGTTAAGTCCACTGGAGCTACTCAGCTCTTCTTTAACCACTTGTATG ATCCCATATCACTTGTCAGAGATCACAGAGCAAAGGAGGTTTTGAACGCCCAGGGGATAAATGTACACTCATTCAATGCAGACTTGCTCTATGAACCGTGGGAAGTAAATGATGATCAAGGCCATCCATTCACAACCTTTGCTGGTTTCTGGGAGAAATGCCTCAGCATGCCTTATGATCCAGAATCCCCACTGCTTCCTCCAAAGAGAATAATTTCAG GTGATGTATCAAGATGTCCTTCAGAAGCTTTGGTGTTTGAAGACGAATCTGAGAAAGGAAGCAATGCGCTTCTTGCTCGTGCTTGGTCCCCTGGGTGGAGTAATGCTGATAAGGCTCTGACCACATTTGTTAATGGACCACTTTTAGAGTACTCTAAAAACCGCAGAAAGGCTGACAGTGCTACAACCTCATTCCTCTCTCCTCACTTGCACTTCGGAGAAGTTAGCGTGAGGAAAGTCTTTCACCTGGTTCGCATCAAGCAGGTTTTATGGGCGAATGAGGGGAACAAGGCTGGTGAAGAGAGCGTGAACTTGTTCCTTAAATCTATTGGTCTACGAGAGTACTCAAGGTACATGAGCTTTAACCATCCTTACAGCCATGAAAGGCCTCTCCTTGGACACCTCAAGTACTTCCCATGGGTTGTGGATGAGGGGCATTTTAAGGCATGGAGACAAGGCAGAACTGGGTATCCACTAGTTGATGCCGGCATGAGGGAGTTGTGGGCTACAGGGTGGCTTCATGATCGTATTAGAGTTGTGGTTTCAAGCTTCTTTGTGAAGGTTTTGCAACTTCCATGGAGATGGGGGATGAAATACTTCTGGGACACCCTCTTGGATGCAGATCTAGAAAGTGATGCCCTTGGATGGCAATACATATCCGGTACAATCCCTGATGGTCGTGAGTTTGACCGCATTGATAATCCACAG TTTGAAGGTTACAAGTTTGATCCTAATGGAGAATATGTACGACGATGGCTTCCCGAACTGGCCAGACTACCAACGGAATGGATACACCATCCTTGGAATGCACCTGAATCGGTTCTTCAAGCTGCTGGAATTGAGCTTGGATCAAATTATCCTCTCCCTATTGTAAGTATAGATGCAGCCAAAGTAAGGCTGCAAGATGCACTTTCCATTATGTGGCAGCACGAAGCAACATCAAGAGCCGCTATAGAAAACGGAACTGAAGAAGGGCTGGGAGACTCATCTGAATCAGCTCCGATCGCTTTTCCTCAAGATATTCAAATGGAGGAAAATCACGAAACTATGCGGAATAACCCACCAGGTCCAGTTCACCGCTATGAGGATCAGATGGTACCAAGCATAACTTCTCTGGTTAGAGCGGATGAAGAAGAGACTTCTTCTGGTATTCAAAACTCCATAGGTGATACTAGAGCAGAAGTGCCTGCAAATGTAAATTTGAATGAAGAACCAAGAAGAGACACGTTAAATGAGGGAGTTTTCCAACAACTTCGACCAAACAACACCCAACCAATGTATAACTTTTCACCTGGGCTACATAATGATGCTGAAGATTCCACTGCAGAGTCTTCGAGCACTGgcaggagagagagggatggagGAGTCGTTCCAGTTTGGTCGCCGTCAACTTCTAGTTACTCTGACCAAATTGCGGGCGACGAAAATGGAATTGGCAATGGTTCAGCATTTTTACAAAGGCATCCACAATCCCATCAAATAATTAATTGGAGGCGATTATCTCAAACTGGGTAA
- the LOC104447950 gene encoding cryptochrome-1 isoform X1 — MSGCSIVWFRRDLRVEDNPALAAGVRSGSVLAVFIWAPEEEGAYYPGRVSRWWLKHSLAHLDSSLRSLGTCLITRRSTDSVSSLLELVKSTGATQLFFNHLYDPISLVRDHRAKEVLNAQGINVHSFNADLLYEPWEVNDDQGHPFTTFAGFWEKCLSMPYDPESPLLPPKRIISGDVSRCPSEALVFEDESEKGSNALLARAWSPGWSNADKALTTFVNGPLLEYSKNRRKADSATTSFLSPHLHFGEVSVRKVFHLVRIKQVLWANEGNKAGEESVNLFLKSIGLREYSRYMSFNHPYSHERPLLGHLKYFPWVVDEGHFKAWRQGRTGYPLVDAGMRELWATGWLHDRIRVVVSSFFVKVLQLPWRWGMKYFWDTLLDADLESDALGWQYISGTIPDGREFDRIDNPQFEGYKFDPNGEYVRRWLPELARLPTEWIHHPWNAPESVLQAAGIELGSNYPLPIVSIDAAKVRLQDALSIMWQHEATSRAAIENGTEEGLGDSSESAPIAFPQDIQMEENHETMRNNPPGPVHRYEDQMVPSITSLVRADEEETSSGIQNSIGDTRAEVPANVNLNEEPRRDTLNEGVFQQLRPNNTQPMYNFSPGLHNDAEDSTAESSSTGRRERDGGVVPVWSPSTSSYSDQIAGDENGIGNGSAFLQRHPQSHQIINWRRLSQTG, encoded by the exons aTGTCTGGGTGTAGCATAGTGTGGTTCAGGAGAGATCTGAGGGTTGAGGACAACCCTGCACTAGCGGCTGGGGTGAGGTCAGGTTCTGTGCTGGCCGTGTTCATCTGGGCACccgaggaagaaggcgcgtaTTACCCTGGTAGGGTTTCGAGGTGGTGGCTGAAGCACAGCCTGGCTCACCTTGACTCGTCCCTCAGAAGCCTTGGCACTTGCCTCATCACCAGGAGATCCACTGACAGCGTTTCCTCCCTCCTGGAGCTTGTTAAGTCCACTGGAGCTACTCAGCTCTTCTTTAACCACTTGTATG ATCCCATATCACTTGTCAGAGATCACAGAGCAAAGGAGGTTTTGAACGCCCAGGGGATAAATGTACACTCATTCAATGCAGACTTGCTCTATGAACCGTGGGAAGTAAATGATGATCAAGGCCATCCATTCACAACCTTTGCTGGTTTCTGGGAGAAATGCCTCAGCATGCCTTATGATCCAGAATCCCCACTGCTTCCTCCAAAGAGAATAATTTCAG GTGATGTATCAAGATGTCCTTCAGAAGCTTTGGTGTTTGAAGACGAATCTGAGAAAGGAAGCAATGCGCTTCTTGCTCGTGCTTGGTCCCCTGGGTGGAGTAATGCTGATAAGGCTCTGACCACATTTGTTAATGGACCACTTTTAGAGTACTCTAAAAACCGCAGAAAGGCTGACAGTGCTACAACCTCATTCCTCTCTCCTCACTTGCACTTCGGAGAAGTTAGCGTGAGGAAAGTCTTTCACCTGGTTCGCATCAAGCAGGTTTTATGGGCGAATGAGGGGAACAAGGCTGGTGAAGAGAGCGTGAACTTGTTCCTTAAATCTATTGGTCTACGAGAGTACTCAAGGTACATGAGCTTTAACCATCCTTACAGCCATGAAAGGCCTCTCCTTGGACACCTCAAGTACTTCCCATGGGTTGTGGATGAGGGGCATTTTAAGGCATGGAGACAAGGCAGAACTGGGTATCCACTAGTTGATGCCGGCATGAGGGAGTTGTGGGCTACAGGGTGGCTTCATGATCGTATTAGAGTTGTGGTTTCAAGCTTCTTTGTGAAGGTTTTGCAACTTCCATGGAGATGGGGGATGAAATACTTCTGGGACACCCTCTTGGATGCAGATCTAGAAAGTGATGCCCTTGGATGGCAATACATATCCGGTACAATCCCTGATGGTCGTGAGTTTGACCGCATTGATAATCCACAG TTTGAAGGTTACAAGTTTGATCCTAATGGAGAATATGTACGACGATGGCTTCCCGAACTGGCCAGACTACCAACGGAATGGATACACCATCCTTGGAATGCACCTGAATCGGTTCTTCAAGCTGCTGGAATTGAGCTTGGATCAAATTATCCTCTCCCTATTGTAAGTATAGATGCAGCCAAAGTAAGGCTGCAAGATGCACTTTCCATTATGTGGCAGCACGAAGCAACATCAAGAGCCGCTATAGAAAACGGAACTGAAGAAGGGCTGGGAGACTCATCTGAATCAGCTCCGATCGCTTTTCCTCAAGATATTCAAATGGAGGAAAATCACGAAACTATGCGGAATAACCCACCAGGTCCAGTTCACCGCTATGAGGATCAGATGGTACCAAGCATAACTTCTCTGGTTAGAGCGGATGAAGAAGAGACTTCTTCTGGTATTCAAAACTCCATAGGTGATACTAGAGCAGAAGTGCCTGCAAATGTAAATTTGAATGAAGAACCAAGAAGAGACACGTTAAATGAGGGAGTTTTCCAACAACTTCGACCAAACAACACCCAACCAATGTATAACTTTTCACCTGGGCTACATAATGATGCTGAAGATTCCACTGCAGAGTCTTCGAGCACTGgcaggagagagagggatggagGAGTCGTTCCAGTTTGGTCGCCGTCAACTTCTAGTTACTCTGACCAAATTGCGGGCGACGAAAATGGAATTGGCAATGGTTCAGCATTTTTACAAAGGCATCCACAATCCCATCAAATAATTAATTGGAGGCGATTATCTCAAACTGG GTGA